In one window of Erinaceus europaeus chromosome 17, mEriEur2.1, whole genome shotgun sequence DNA:
- the LOC103111045 gene encoding olfactory receptor 2AT4 — protein MEATTCNGSVDGSPVFYLVGIPSLPESLFFLVFFIFFFFYLLILSGNALILVAVVAEPSLHKPMYFFLVNLSALDILFTTTTVPKMLSLFLLGDHFLSFPACLLQMYLFQSFTCSEAFILVVMAYDRYVAICRPLHYPVHMTPMTNAALAASAWLTALILPIPAVVQTSHMAYSKIAHVYHCFCDHLSLVQASCSDTTPQTLMGFCIAMVVSFMPLFLVLLSYVHILASVLRINSREGRSKAFSTCSSHLLVVGTYYSSIAIAYVAYRADLPLDFHIMGNVVYSILTPILNPLIYTLRNKDVKSAIIKIMCLKTHPGIGVLGL, from the coding sequence ATGGAAGCCACAACTTGTAATGGATCAGTGGATGGTTCACCAGTCTTCTACCTAGTGGGAATTCCTTCTCTTCCAGAATCCCTCTTCttccttgtgttttttattttcttctttttttatcttctcaTCCTTTCAGGGAATGCCCTGATCCTGGTGGCTGTGGTGGCAGAGCCCAGCCTCCACaaacccatgtacttcttcctggtCAACCTCTCAGCCCTGGACATCCTCTTCACTACTACCACTGTCCCCAAGATGCTGTCATTATTCCTGCTTGGAGACCACTTTCTCAGCTTCCCCGCCTGTCTATTGCAGATGTATCTCTTTCAAAGCTTTACCTGCTCAGAAGCCTTCATCCTGGTGgtcatggcctatgaccgctatgtggctaTCTGCCGTCCACTGCACTACCCTGTCCATATGACCCCAATGACCAATGCTGCCCTGGCAGCCAGTGCCTGGCTCACTGCCCTCATCCTGCCCATCCCTGCTGTGGTGCAGACCTCACACATGGCATATAGTAAGATAGCTCATGTTTATCACTGCTTCTGTGATCATCTGTCTCTGGTCCAGGCCTCCTGCTCTGACACCACACCCCAGACCCTCATGGGCTTCTGCATTGCCATGGTGGTGTCCTTCATGCCCCTTTTCCTGGTGCTTCTCTCCTATGTCCACATCCTGGCCTCAGTGCTTCGCATCAACTCTAGAGAAGGACGTTCAAAAGCCTTCTCCACCTGCAGCTCCCACCTCCTTGTGGTTGGCACCTACTACTCCTCCATTGCCATTGCCTATGTGGCCTACAGGGCTGACCTGCCCCTCGACTTCCACATCATGGGCAACGTGGTCTATTCAATTCTCACACCTATCCTCAACCCTCTCATCTACACACTGAGGAATAAGGATGTCAAATCAGCTATCATCAAAATTATGTGTCTCAAAACTCACCCTGGCATAGGAGTCCTGGGTCTTTAG
- the LOC103111046 gene encoding olfactory receptor 2AT4-like, producing METISCNGSEDMEVIFYLIGIPSLPESFFLFVFFVFLFLYLLILVGNALILVAVVAEPSLHKPMYFFLVNLSALDILFTTSTVPKMLSLLLLGDRFLSFPACFLQMYLFHSFSCSEAFILVVMAYDRYVAICRPLHYPIHMTPMINAALAASAWLTALILPIPAVVQTSHMAFDAVAQVYHCFCDHLAVVQASCSETTPQTLMGFCIAMVVSFLPLLLVLLSYAHILASLLRINSREGRSKAFSTCSSHLLVVGTYYSSIAIAYVAYRADLPLDFHIMGNVVYAILTPVLNPLIYTLRNKDVKSVITKIICPQNPRHSVRS from the coding sequence ATGGAGACTATAAGCTGTAATGGATCAGAAGATATGGAAGTCATCTTCTACCTAATAGGTATCCCCTCTCTACCTGAATCCTTCTTCCTGTTtgtcttctttgtttttctcttcctctacctGCTCATCCTGGTAGGGAATGCCCTGATCCTGGTGGCTGTGGTGGCAGAGCCCAGCCTCCACaagcccatgtacttcttcctggtCAACCTCTCAGCCCTGGACATCCTCTTCACTACATCCACTGTCCCTAAGATGCTGTCCCTACTCTTGCTTGGAGACCGCTTCCTCAGTTTCCCTGCCTGCTTCCTACAGATGTACCTCTTCCACAGCTTCTCCTGCTCAGAAGCCTTCATCCTGGTGgtcatggcctatgaccgctatgtggctaTCTGCCGTCCACTGCACTACCCTATCCACATGACCCCAATGATCAATGCTGCCCTGGCAGCCAGTGCCTGGCTCACTGCCCTCATCCTGCCCATCCCTGCTGTGGTGCAGACCTCACACATGGCTTTTGATGCTGTGGCCCAGGTTTACCATTGTTTTTGTGACCATCTGGCTGTGGTCCAAGCCTCCTGCTCTGAAACCACACCCCAGACCCTCATGGGCTTCTGCATTGCCATGGTGGTGTCCTTTCTGCCCCTTCTCCTGGTGCTTCTCTCCTATGCCCACATCCTGGCCTCACTGCTTCGCATCAACTCTAGAGAAGGACGTTCAAAAGCCTTCTCCACCTGCAGCTCCCACCTCCTTGTAGTTGGCACCTACTACTCCTCCATTGCCATTGCCTATGTGGCCTACAGGGCTGACCTGCCCCTCGACTTCCACATCATGGGTAACGTagtgtatgctattctcacaccTGTCCTCAACCCTCTCATCTACACGCTAAGGAACAAGGATGTCAAGTCAGTCATCACCAAGATAATATGTCCCCAGAACCCAAGACATTCTGTGAGAAGCTGA